The genomic interval TTTTACTCTATTTGGAGATCCTGAATTCATAATAAAAACATTAAAAACCCTTGAAAAATAAACATTCTCCTTAAGTATATTATATAGTAATATACTTAAGGAGTTATTAAACTTCTATATATTCATCTCTTATATACTTTTGATTTAAGTAATATAATTCCATAATATTTTTATATAGATGATATGATGCCTGTATAGGATATAATAATAAAATAAGATAATAACCGTAAATTGATTTTATTGTTATTTTAAATGAATATGCAACTATAAAAATAAGAAGTAATGCTAATAATAAAAAAACAAATGCCTTAATTAAATGTTTTAATATATACTTATCATTAAGCTTTAAATTCCCTCTATAGACTACTGATAGATATGAGGAGTTTACTAAAATAAAGTATAAAAATTCATCTAAATATTTATGGAATATTAAACCTAAAAATAAAGCTAAAAAATTCAAAAATAAAGCTATTAGAAAATATCTTTTAAAATACTTACTATAAAATTTATTTTTTAAAAATATGTTTATTGGTATACATATAATAGAGAATATAAATACATCTAAAATCATAATAGATTCCCATTATAAAACTTTCTAAAATAATAATTCATACATAATCCTCCATCTTTTATTTAAATAATTTTATCATTTTATATACAAATTGTAAAATTATGTTGAAATAAAAAATAACCTTTGGAATACCAAAGGTTATTTTATTATATCAAATATATATTTTTTGAAATCTTCAAAAGACATCTTTTCTATTGAAGCTCCCTTATTGACTTTTCCAGTAGCAAAATCATATGATGCTGATCCATAGTTAAAAGCTGGGCTACCAACTATAAAGTTACTTCCTGGAGTTCTGTATGTAACCTTACATCTTAAGATATCTTCACAAAAGTTTAAAACTTCTAAATAATCTTCTAAATGTTTTTCAGAAATCATCTTAACTATAAATGAGAATAATTGATATCCTCCTAATAATTGTTGCATTCTTCCACCATGCATATTAAAGATTTTATCTGTACTGTAGAAATACTTCATATCCTTATAAGTTAATGTTTTAAATTCACTATTTATCTCTAAATCTTTTAAATCAATTCCTTTTAAATCCTCTTCAATACTTTCCCACTTAATTGATTTTGGTGTAGCGTTATTATGCACTGTTTGAGTAAATTTCTCTATTGCATTATCCATATATTTATTAACTGTAACTACTTCATCATTTATGTAGACAGTAAATTCTCCATTTTCATATACTAAGCTAATTTTATTTTCCATAAAAAAGCACTCCATTCTTTAATTAATAATAATTATTATATAATAATAAGCTAAATTTGTCCATATTAAAATATTTGCTAACTCCTAAATAAGATTTTCTAAAGTTGTTAATACTAGTAAAGAGGAGGTGAATACCATGTATGATTTAAAAGAACTAGAAGAAAATCAATCAAATCAAGAAGGAACTAACATAGAAATAAGCGATCGTGCTTATTATAGTAACCATTTAACAGATAGTGTATTCAAAACTAAGATATCCTATGTACCAACGGATTCTCTTTTATAAACTCAATAATAAAACTTACAAATCCTTTAAGAAAAAGTTCTAAATTTTCTCAGAATAGATTTGTAAGTTTTATTAAAGATTTATTTTTATACATATAATTTATCCTAACAATTCATATATACTTATTTCAGAAGCTTCTTTAAAGCCAGTCTTTTTATATAAATTTACAGCATTTATGTTATCAGACTTAACCTTTATATATACTTCCTCTAATCCTTTTATCTTAGCCTGATTTAATATGTGTATAAGTAAAGCTTCACCATATCCTTTACCTCTAAACTCCTCTATTATTCCAAAGTTAGCAATAGTGTATTTATCCTTTAAAAGCAATATTTGACCATAACCAATTATTATATCATCTTTTAATTCAAAAAATGCTAAATCTTCTAAAAAAGCTTTTCTATTACATTCATAAACAATATCTTTTGTTTTTAGTGGAATTCTGTTTTCTTCATAAAAGATCTCATTTTGTACCTTACAACGAATACTTTCATCTCTCCCTTTTACAAAATGGGTGAAAGTGAAATTTTCATTATTCTTTTTATTAAAATTAGAAATATCTATCTTTAACATTATATTAGAAGCCCTCTTTTCAAACCCATAAATTTTTAAATCAATTCCCTCATCTTCTTTTGCAGTTTCATATATATATTTACTTATATTAAACTCTGAAAAAACACCACTTTCTTCAGGAATACTTCTCATGCTACCTATCTTAGTAATTTTTTTTATATATGCATCAAAGTTTGCTACATAATCTATTTCCCAAAGCATATAAACCTCATTTTTATAAGTTACTTTGACAAAATAATTAGTACATAGCCTTTTTAGTGATAAATTTAAAATTCTTGCATATTTAAAATAATCCCACAAATTAAATCTAACTATATTCATACTACTACTCCTAAAACTTCGTCATATATTTATAGTATAAAACAATTCCCAGTTTAATACCAGTAGTACAAAATAATTATGAATTAAATTGCAGGATTACATTTAAAAATTATAATTCTTTAATCTTAGAAATCACTTCATTTATTATCCAATCTGGAGTTGAAGCCCCAGCAGTGATTCCTATAGTTTTAACACTTTCATCTTCTAATAGGCTTTCATCTAATTCTTTAACATTTTCTATATGATAGCTCTTAGGACATTCCTTTTTGCATATTTCATATAGTTTTGTTGTATTAGAACTATTCTTTCC from Clostridium perfringens carries:
- a CDS encoding GNAT family N-acetyltransferase, which gives rise to MNIVRFNLWDYFKYARILNLSLKRLCTNYFVKVTYKNEVYMLWEIDYVANFDAYIKKITKIGSMRSIPEESGVFSEFNISKYIYETAKEDEGIDLKIYGFEKRASNIMLKIDISNFNKKNNENFTFTHFVKGRDESIRCKVQNEIFYEENRIPLKTKDIVYECNRKAFLEDLAFFELKDDIIIGYGQILLLKDKYTIANFGIIEEFRGKGYGEALLIHILNQAKIKGLEEVYIKVKSDNINAVNLYKKTGFKEASEISIYELLG